A stretch of Desulfobulbaceae bacterium DNA encodes these proteins:
- a CDS encoding alpha/beta fold hydrolase, protein MKYYFKCNSRCGLLALILAAMVLSWSQAVFAVPESDLAVAFDAQVRPFIQRHFITGSFTGTGGLTLRYREREVENAVGIVVVVGGRTEFSSKYDELLYDLRDLPLTFYSVDHRGQGISDRLLSDKNKGHVVRFEDYVIDLSIFVDTIVRKKHKGPLVIIAHSMGGLVSALYANSYPDSVQGLILCSPMLGIKTSLLPTVAARFLIQGACSLGFEDRYIFGCQSSDSGKSFSANKVTHSEARFSLNQRLVAETPDNALGNPTFGWINQAFVGMDHLAASHRQLVMPVLLLQAEEDKVVRNAPQNALCRDLPECTLVTLPGSGHEILMERDPVRNSALKRIRGFVGMIISKATVERRS, encoded by the coding sequence TTGAAATATTATTTTAAATGCAACTCTCGCTGCGGTCTATTGGCGCTGATCTTGGCAGCAATGGTTCTGTCCTGGAGTCAAGCTGTCTTTGCAGTGCCGGAGTCCGACCTCGCTGTCGCCTTCGATGCTCAGGTGCGGCCGTTTATTCAACGGCATTTCATTACCGGTTCTTTTACTGGCACGGGCGGGCTGACCTTGCGTTATCGGGAGCGAGAGGTTGAAAACGCCGTCGGGATTGTGGTGGTGGTCGGCGGTCGTACTGAATTTAGCTCTAAATACGATGAACTGCTGTACGATCTGCGCGACCTGCCATTGACTTTTTACTCCGTTGACCACCGGGGCCAGGGGATTTCTGATCGTCTGCTTAGTGATAAAAACAAGGGTCATGTTGTTCGGTTTGAAGATTATGTAATTGATCTGTCGATATTTGTCGATACGATAGTGCGAAAAAAACATAAAGGGCCACTGGTCATCATCGCCCACTCCATGGGTGGCCTTGTCTCAGCCTTGTATGCCAATTCGTATCCTGATTCGGTCCAAGGGTTGATCCTCTGTTCACCGATGTTGGGGATCAAGACCTCGCTGCTGCCGACGGTTGCAGCTCGCTTTCTTATCCAGGGCGCTTGTTCTCTTGGTTTTGAAGACCGATATATATTTGGATGCCAATCTTCTGACAGTGGCAAATCTTTCAGCGCCAACAAGGTGACTCACAGTGAGGCCCGTTTTTCCTTGAACCAGCGCTTGGTCGCCGAGACCCCTGACAATGCCTTGGGTAATCCGACCTTTGGTTGGATCAATCAAGCCTTTGTGGGGATGGATCATCTTGCCGCTAGCCACCGGCAGTTAGTTATGCCTGTTTTACTTCTGCAGGCAGAGGAAGACAAGGTGGTCCGGAATGCGCCTCAGAACGCGTTGTGTCGCGACCTGCCTGAGTGTACCTTGGTGACACTCCCTGGTTCGGGGCACGAGATTCTGATGGAGAGGGATCCCGTCAGGAACTCTGCCCTGAAGAGGATTCGTGGTTTTGTAGGGATGATTATCTCGAAGGCAACTGTGGAGCGCCGGTCATGA